From Streptomyces sp. NBC_01754, a single genomic window includes:
- a CDS encoding TetR/AcrR family transcriptional regulator codes for MAAQDTEAALLARALGETPSSDALSEQILDAAREQFMTFGLRRSTVDDVAKRAKVSRVTVYRRIGNKDSLVSACLLREYRRFVVDVDAAVAALPTTQDRLVEGFVAVLRHIREHPLVGGLLRLEPEIMLPFLTLESGPAFLAMRGYLADRLRDAQRADGRPETDPTPVAELMVRITVSFLLNPVSCFALDDDEQVRAFARRYLLPLLGAD; via the coding sequence ATGGCGGCACAGGACACCGAGGCGGCCCTGCTGGCCCGGGCGCTCGGAGAGACGCCGTCCTCCGACGCGCTGAGTGAGCAGATCCTGGACGCGGCACGCGAGCAGTTCATGACGTTCGGGCTGCGCCGCTCCACCGTCGACGACGTGGCCAAGCGCGCCAAGGTCTCGCGGGTCACGGTGTACCGGCGGATCGGCAACAAGGACAGTCTGGTGTCGGCCTGCCTGCTGCGCGAGTACCGGCGCTTCGTCGTGGACGTGGACGCAGCGGTCGCCGCGCTGCCCACCACCCAGGACCGCCTCGTCGAGGGTTTCGTGGCCGTGCTCCGGCACATCCGTGAACACCCCCTGGTGGGCGGGCTGCTGAGGCTGGAACCGGAGATCATGCTGCCCTTCCTCACCCTGGAGAGCGGCCCCGCCTTCCTCGCGATGCGCGGATATCTGGCCGACCGGCTGCGCGACGCCCAGCGGGCCGACGGGCGTCCGGAGACGGATCCGACGCCGGTTGCCGAACTCATGGTGCGGATCACCGTCTCCTTCCTCCTCAACCCGGTGAGCTGCTTCGCGCTCGACGACGACGAGCAGGTGCGCGCCTTCGCCCGCCGCTACCTGCTCCCGCTGCTCGGCGCCGACTAG
- a CDS encoding acetyl-CoA C-acetyltransferase, which produces MSTEAYVYDAIRTPRGRGKANGALHGTKPIDLVVGLIHEIRARFPDLDPAAIDDIVLGVVSPLGDQGSDIARIAAIAAGLPDSVAGVQENRFCASGLEAVNLAAAKVRSGWEDLILAGGVESMSRVAMGSDGGAWAMDPMTSFETGFAPQGIGADLIATVEGFSRRDVDEYAALSQERAAAAWKEERFARSVVPVRDRNGLLVLDHDEHMRPGTTADSLASLKPSFATIGEMGGFDAVALQKYHWVEKIDHVHHAGNSSGIVDGAALVAIGSKEVGERYGLTPRARIVSAAVSGSEPTIMLTGPAPATRKALAKAGLTIGDIDLVEINEAFAGVVLRFARDMGLTLDKVNVNGGAIALGHPLGATGAMILGTLVDELERQDKRYGLATLCVGGGMGIATVVERL; this is translated from the coding sequence TTGAGCACCGAAGCGTACGTCTACGACGCGATCCGCACCCCGCGCGGCCGCGGCAAGGCCAACGGGGCCCTGCACGGCACCAAGCCGATCGACCTCGTCGTCGGCCTCATCCACGAGATCCGGGCGCGCTTCCCGGACCTGGACCCGGCCGCGATCGACGACATCGTCCTCGGTGTCGTCAGCCCGCTGGGTGACCAGGGGTCCGACATCGCCCGGATCGCCGCCATCGCGGCCGGGCTCCCGGACTCCGTCGCGGGCGTCCAGGAGAACCGCTTCTGTGCCTCCGGTCTGGAGGCGGTCAACCTGGCCGCCGCCAAGGTCCGTTCGGGCTGGGAGGACCTGATCCTGGCCGGGGGCGTCGAGTCGATGTCCCGGGTCGCGATGGGCTCCGACGGCGGCGCCTGGGCCATGGACCCGATGACCAGCTTCGAGACGGGCTTCGCCCCGCAGGGCATCGGAGCGGACCTCATCGCCACCGTCGAGGGCTTCAGCCGCCGCGACGTCGACGAGTACGCCGCCCTCTCCCAGGAGCGCGCCGCCGCGGCCTGGAAGGAGGAGCGGTTCGCCCGCTCCGTCGTCCCCGTCAGGGACCGCAACGGCCTGCTCGTCCTCGACCACGACGAGCACATGCGTCCCGGCACCACGGCCGACTCGCTCGCCTCCCTCAAGCCGTCGTTCGCCACCATCGGCGAGATGGGCGGCTTCGACGCCGTCGCGCTGCAGAAGTACCACTGGGTCGAGAAGATCGACCACGTCCACCACGCGGGCAACTCCTCCGGCATCGTGGACGGCGCCGCACTCGTCGCGATCGGCTCGAAGGAGGTCGGCGAGCGCTACGGACTCACCCCGCGCGCCAGGATCGTCTCCGCCGCCGTCTCCGGCTCCGAGCCGACCATCATGCTGACCGGCCCCGCACCCGCCACCCGCAAGGCGCTCGCCAAGGCCGGGCTCACCATCGGGGACATCGACCTCGTCGAGATCAACGAGGCCTTCGCCGGCGTCGTCCTGCGCTTCGCCCGGGACATGGGCCTGACCCTCGACAAGGTCAACGTCAACGGCGGCGCCATCGCCCTCGGTCACCCCCTCGGCGCCACCGGCGCGATGATCCTCGGCACGCTCGTCGACGAACTGGAGCGCCAGGACAAGCGGTACGGCCTCGCCACCCTCTGCGTCGGCGGCGGTATGGGCATCGCCACCGTCGTCGAGCGTCTCTGA
- a CDS encoding macro domain-containing protein encodes MSGITYLRGDATAPSGEGVKMIVHCCNDRGGWGKGFVLALSRRRPAPEAAYRRWYRERAGNDFGPGAVQFVQVEPCLWVANLVGRHGTRTGGEGAPVRYESLDEGLRRVAEKAAGLGASVHMPRIGCGLAGGSWSRGEPLVSERLVGRVTAVTVYDHG; translated from the coding sequence ATGTCGGGGATCACGTATCTGCGGGGGGACGCCACCGCGCCGTCGGGCGAGGGCGTCAAGATGATCGTGCACTGCTGCAACGACCGCGGGGGCTGGGGCAAGGGCTTCGTGCTCGCCCTGTCCCGCCGCCGGCCGGCGCCGGAGGCCGCCTACCGCCGTTGGTACCGCGAGCGTGCGGGCAACGACTTCGGCCCCGGGGCCGTGCAGTTCGTCCAGGTGGAACCGTGCCTCTGGGTGGCGAACCTGGTGGGCCGGCACGGCACGCGCACCGGTGGCGAGGGCGCACCGGTGCGCTACGAGTCGCTGGACGAGGGCCTGCGGCGGGTGGCGGAGAAGGCCGCCGGGCTGGGGGCCTCGGTCCACATGCCGCGGATCGGCTGCGGACTGGCGGGCGGGAGCTGGTCCCGGGGCGAACCCCTCGTATCCGAGCGGCTGGTGGGCCGTGTCACGGCGGTGACGGTGTACGACCACGGGTAG
- a CDS encoding CaiB/BaiF CoA transferase family protein encodes MATTGHAPYGPLTGVRVVELAGIGPGPFAAMLLADLGADVVRVDRPGGPGLGIDPAYDLTNRNKRSVLLDLKAEGGAARVLDLVARADILIEGYRPGVAERLGVGPGTCLERNPRLVYGRMTGWGQDGPLADRAGHDIAYIALSGTLSMIGEPDEPPTLPANLLGDYAGGSLYLTVGVLAALQYARTPGGTGQVVDAAVVDGSAHLATMIHGMLAAGGWQDRRGSNLLDGGCPFYGCYETSDGGYMAVGPLEARFYEEFATLLGLGEAAAARDDPGRWPELRGAVAERFSTRTRAEWTGVFEGTDACVAPVLSLREAPDHPHLAARATFVEHGGLTQPAPAPRFSVTPSAVRRGPARPGADTDEIATDWDVPRLRTTTTADAG; translated from the coding sequence ATGGCAACGACAGGGCACGCTCCGTACGGACCGCTGACCGGGGTGCGCGTCGTCGAACTGGCGGGTATCGGGCCCGGACCGTTCGCCGCGATGCTGCTGGCCGACCTCGGGGCCGACGTGGTGCGCGTCGACCGTCCGGGCGGACCCGGGCTGGGCATCGACCCGGCGTACGACCTCACCAACCGCAACAAGCGGTCGGTCCTTCTCGATCTCAAGGCGGAAGGCGGTGCCGCGCGGGTGCTCGACCTCGTCGCACGCGCCGACATCCTGATCGAGGGCTACCGTCCGGGCGTCGCCGAACGCCTCGGCGTGGGCCCCGGCACCTGCCTGGAGCGCAACCCGCGACTCGTCTACGGGCGGATGACCGGATGGGGTCAGGACGGCCCGCTCGCCGACCGGGCGGGGCACGACATCGCCTACATCGCCCTCAGCGGCACCCTCTCCATGATCGGCGAGCCCGATGAGCCGCCCACCCTCCCCGCCAACCTGCTCGGCGACTACGCGGGCGGCTCGCTGTATCTGACCGTCGGTGTGCTCGCCGCCCTCCAGTACGCCCGTACGCCCGGCGGCACCGGGCAGGTCGTGGACGCGGCCGTCGTCGACGGCTCCGCCCACCTCGCCACGATGATCCACGGCATGCTGGCGGCCGGCGGCTGGCAGGACCGGCGCGGCTCCAACCTCCTGGACGGCGGATGCCCCTTCTACGGCTGCTACGAGACGTCCGACGGCGGGTACATGGCGGTCGGGCCGCTCGAAGCGCGCTTCTACGAGGAGTTCGCCACCCTGCTCGGCCTGGGTGAGGCCGCCGCGGCCCGCGACGACCCCGGCCGCTGGCCGGAGCTGCGCGGCGCCGTCGCGGAGCGCTTCTCGACCCGTACCCGCGCCGAGTGGACCGGTGTCTTCGAGGGGACGGACGCCTGCGTGGCCCCCGTCCTCTCGCTCCGAGAGGCGCCGGACCACCCCCATCTCGCCGCCCGCGCCACCTTCGTGGAGCACGGCGGCCTGACCCAGCCCGCTCCGGCGCCCCGGTTCTCCGTGACGCCCTCCGCGGTGCGCCGCGGGCCCGCCCGGCCCGGCGCGGACACCGACGAGATCGCGACGGACTGGGACGTTCCGCGACTGCGGACCACCACAACGGCGGACGCCGGCTGA
- a CDS encoding SsgA family sporulation/cell division regulator has translation MSSAIEQSVQARMVASAPRMETLPATLHYDREDPFAVRMAFPGCATLEGTEVSWEFSRELLASGMETTAGMGDVRVRPFGYDRTVLEFHAAEGIAMVHVRTAELRRFLARAEELVPVGEESGFLGLDRDLAELFGG, from the coding sequence TTGTCCAGCGCTATCGAGCAGTCCGTACAGGCCCGCATGGTGGCGTCCGCTCCGCGGATGGAGACCCTGCCGGCCACCCTGCACTACGACCGTGAGGACCCCTTCGCCGTCCGCATGGCCTTCCCGGGGTGCGCCACTCTGGAAGGCACCGAGGTGTCCTGGGAGTTCTCCCGCGAGCTGCTGGCCAGCGGGATGGAGACCACGGCCGGAATGGGTGACGTGCGCGTGCGGCCCTTCGGCTACGACCGGACGGTGCTCGAGTTCCACGCCGCCGAGGGCATCGCCATGGTGCACGTCCGCACCGCCGAGCTGCGGCGGTTCCTGGCACGGGCCGAGGAGCTGGTCCCGGTGGGCGAGGAGTCCGGCTTCCTCGGTCTGGACCGCGATCTCGCCGAGCTGTTCGGCGGCTGA
- a CDS encoding saccharopine dehydrogenase family protein, producing the protein MNRQHGVERPLDVVLFGATGFVGSLTAACLAAHAPDGCRWALAGRSLPKLERLRERLAAADPRCADLPLLTADADDADALRELAGSTRVVASTVGPYVHHGEKLVAACAEAGTDYTDLTGEPEFVDTMYLRHDTRARETGARIVHACGFDSVPHDLGAYFTVRQLPEGVPLTVDGFVRAGAVFSGGTFASALTALGRGRQAARAARERRLHEPRLVGRRARAPQGSPHFSPATGTWALPLPTLDPRVVERSARALERYGPDFRYRHFASVKHLPVALGGTAALGVLAGAAQVPAVRDWLTGRYEAGSGPGEERRRRSWFTVRFVGEGGGRRVFTEVSGGDPGYDETAKMLAQATLCLALDELPATSGQVTTAVAMGDALLERLRSAGIRFRVAATL; encoded by the coding sequence ATGAACAGGCAGCACGGGGTGGAACGCCCCTTGGACGTCGTCCTTTTCGGCGCCACGGGCTTCGTGGGCTCGCTCACGGCCGCCTGTCTGGCGGCGCACGCGCCGGACGGCTGCCGCTGGGCCCTGGCCGGCCGCAGCCTGCCCAAGCTGGAACGGCTGCGCGAGCGGCTGGCAGCGGCCGATCCGCGGTGCGCGGATCTGCCGCTGCTCACGGCGGACGCGGACGACGCGGACGCGCTGCGCGAACTCGCCGGGTCCACGCGCGTGGTGGCGTCTACGGTGGGGCCGTACGTCCACCACGGCGAGAAGCTGGTCGCGGCCTGCGCCGAGGCGGGGACGGACTACACCGACCTCACCGGCGAGCCGGAGTTCGTCGACACGATGTACCTCCGCCACGACACCCGCGCCCGGGAGACCGGCGCCCGGATCGTGCACGCCTGCGGCTTCGACTCCGTACCCCACGACCTGGGCGCCTACTTCACCGTCCGGCAGCTCCCCGAGGGTGTGCCGCTGACCGTGGACGGCTTCGTCCGCGCCGGCGCGGTCTTCTCCGGCGGTACGTTCGCCTCGGCGCTCACCGCGCTGGGCCGCGGCCGGCAGGCGGCACGGGCCGCGAGGGAGCGCCGGCTGCACGAGCCCCGCCTCGTCGGCCGCCGGGCCCGCGCACCACAGGGCTCCCCGCACTTCAGCCCGGCGACCGGCACCTGGGCGCTGCCGCTGCCTACCCTGGACCCGCGGGTGGTGGAGCGCTCGGCGCGGGCGCTGGAACGTTACGGCCCCGACTTCCGCTACCGGCACTTCGCCTCGGTGAAGCACCTGCCGGTGGCACTCGGGGGCACCGCGGCCCTGGGCGTGCTGGCCGGCGCCGCGCAGGTGCCGGCGGTGCGTGACTGGCTGACGGGCCGTTACGAGGCGGGCTCCGGCCCGGGCGAGGAGCGCAGGCGGCGCAGCTGGTTCACGGTCCGTTTCGTCGGCGAGGGCGGCGGCCGGCGGGTCTTCACGGAGGTCTCGGGCGGCGACCCGGGCTACGACGAGACGGCGAAGATGCTGGCCCAGGCGACCCTGTGCCTGGCCCTGGACGAGCTGCCCGCGACCTCGGGGCAGGTCACGACGGCCGTGGCCATGGGTGACGCGCTGCTGGAGCGGCTGCGGTCGGCCGGGATCCGCTTCCGGGTGGCGGCGACGCTCTGA
- a CDS encoding 3-hydroxyacyl-CoA dehydrogenase NAD-binding domain-containing protein, producing the protein MTESTTIRWEQDETGIVTLVLDDPGQSANTMNQAFKDSIAAVADRAEAEKDTIRGIVYTSAKKTFFAGGDLKDMIKVGPEDAQAAFDAGTAIKHSLRRIETLGKPVVAAINGAALGGGYEIALASHHRVALDAPGSRIGLPEVTLGLLPAGGGVTRTVRLMGITDALLKVLLQGTQYTPARALENGLVHEIAATHEEMLAKARAFIDTHPESQQPWDVKGYRIPGGTPAHPKFAANLPAFPANLKKQLAGAPMPAPRNIMAAAVEGSQVDFETALTIEARYFTELVTGQVAKNMIQAFFFDLQAVNSGASRPKAIEERQVRKVAVLGAGMMGAGIAYSCARAGLDVVLKDVSAEAAAKGKAYSEKLLAKALSRGRTTEAKRDALLARITPTGDPADLAGCDAVIEAVFEDTALKQKVFQEIQDVVEPDALLCSNTSTLPITVLAEGVERPADFIGLHFFSPVDKMPLVEIIKGERTGDAALARAFDLVRRIKKTPIVVNDSRGFFTSRVIGHFINEGVAMVGEGIEPASVEQAAAQAGYPAKVLALMDELTLTLPRRIRDETRRAVEQAGGTWPAHPADAVVDRMVDEFGRPGRSGGAGFYEYGEDGGRGLLWPGLREHFGKPGTEIPFEDMRERMLFSEALDSVRCLEENVLTTVADANIGSVMGIGFPPWTGGVLQYINGYEGGLPGFVARARQLAERYGDRFLPSSLLLEKAEKGETFHD; encoded by the coding sequence ATGACCGAGAGCACGACCATCCGCTGGGAACAGGACGAGACCGGCATCGTCACCCTCGTCCTGGACGACCCCGGCCAGTCCGCCAACACGATGAACCAGGCGTTCAAGGACTCGATCGCCGCCGTCGCCGACCGGGCCGAGGCCGAGAAGGACACCATCCGGGGCATCGTCTACACCTCCGCGAAGAAGACCTTCTTCGCGGGCGGCGACCTCAAGGACATGATCAAGGTCGGTCCCGAGGACGCCCAGGCCGCCTTCGACGCCGGCACCGCCATCAAGCACTCACTGCGCCGCATCGAGACCCTGGGCAAGCCGGTGGTGGCCGCGATCAACGGCGCCGCGCTCGGCGGCGGTTACGAGATCGCGCTCGCCTCCCACCACCGCGTCGCCCTGGACGCCCCCGGCTCCCGTATCGGCCTGCCCGAGGTCACCCTGGGCCTGCTGCCCGCGGGCGGCGGCGTCACCCGCACCGTACGCCTCATGGGCATCACCGACGCGCTGCTCAAGGTCCTGCTCCAGGGCACCCAGTACACCCCCGCGCGCGCACTGGAGAACGGCCTGGTCCACGAGATCGCCGCCACGCACGAGGAGATGCTCGCCAAGGCGCGCGCCTTCATCGACACGCATCCCGAGTCGCAGCAGCCCTGGGACGTCAAGGGCTACCGCATCCCCGGCGGCACCCCCGCCCACCCGAAGTTCGCGGCGAACCTGCCCGCCTTCCCCGCCAACTTGAAGAAGCAGCTCGCGGGCGCGCCCATGCCCGCGCCCCGCAACATCATGGCCGCGGCGGTCGAGGGCTCGCAGGTCGACTTCGAGACCGCGCTGACCATCGAGGCCCGCTACTTCACCGAGCTGGTCACCGGCCAGGTCGCGAAGAACATGATCCAGGCCTTCTTCTTCGACCTCCAGGCCGTCAACTCCGGGGCCAGCCGCCCGAAGGCGATCGAGGAGCGCCAGGTCCGCAAGGTCGCCGTACTGGGCGCCGGGATGATGGGCGCGGGCATCGCCTACTCCTGCGCCCGCGCCGGACTCGACGTCGTCCTCAAGGACGTCTCCGCCGAGGCCGCCGCGAAGGGCAAGGCCTACAGCGAGAAGCTGCTCGCCAAGGCGCTCTCCCGGGGCCGTACGACCGAGGCGAAGCGCGATGCGCTGCTCGCCCGGATCACCCCGACCGGCGACCCGGCCGACCTCGCGGGCTGCGACGCGGTGATCGAGGCGGTCTTCGAGGACACCGCGCTCAAGCAGAAGGTGTTCCAGGAGATCCAGGACGTCGTCGAGCCCGACGCGCTGCTCTGCTCCAACACCTCCACACTGCCCATCACCGTGCTCGCCGAGGGCGTGGAGCGGCCCGCCGACTTCATCGGGCTGCACTTCTTCTCGCCGGTCGACAAGATGCCGCTGGTGGAGATCATCAAGGGTGAGCGGACCGGCGACGCGGCGCTGGCCCGCGCCTTCGACCTGGTGCGCCGGATCAAGAAGACCCCGATCGTCGTCAACGACTCCCGCGGCTTCTTCACCTCCCGCGTCATCGGCCACTTCATCAACGAGGGCGTCGCGATGGTCGGCGAGGGCATCGAGCCCGCGTCGGTCGAGCAGGCCGCGGCCCAGGCGGGCTACCCGGCCAAGGTCCTCGCGCTGATGGACGAGCTGACGCTCACCCTCCCGCGCAGGATCCGCGACGAGACCCGACGGGCGGTCGAGCAGGCGGGCGGAACCTGGCCGGCCCACCCCGCCGACGCGGTGGTCGACCGGATGGTCGACGAGTTCGGGCGGCCCGGACGCAGCGGGGGAGCGGGTTTCTACGAGTACGGCGAGGACGGCGGGCGCGGCCTGCTGTGGCCGGGGCTGCGCGAGCACTTCGGCAAGCCCGGTACCGAGATCCCGTTCGAGGACATGCGGGAGCGGATGCTCTTCTCCGAGGCGCTGGACAGCGTCCGCTGCCTGGAGGAGAACGTCCTGACGACCGTCGCCGACGCCAACATCGGCTCGGTCATGGGCATCGGCTTCCCGCCGTGGACCGGCGGCGTGCTCCAGTACATCAACGGCTACGAGGGCGGCCTGCCCGGCTTCGTGGCCCGCGCCCGGCAGCTCGCCGAGCGCTACGGGGACCGCTTCCTGCCGTCCTCGCTTCTGCTGGAGAAGGCGGAGAAGGGCGAGACCTTCCACGACTGA
- the mmpA gene encoding morphogenic membrane protein MmpA — protein sequence MIDQNTPRMSTGTVRLSQRGVAVGMTLGVVAGAAWTVSMVCTLASWML from the coding sequence ATGATCGACCAGAACACGCCTCGTATGAGCACCGGAACCGTACGCCTCTCCCAGCGCGGCGTTGCCGTGGGCATGACCCTCGGCGTCGTCGCGGGAGCCGCCTGGACCGTCTCCATGGTCTGCACGCTCGCGTCCTGGATGCTCTGA
- a CDS encoding endonuclease V, which yields MTTFPMPADEAEARALQDVLRTRVVLDESGPPPGSGHVTGVDVAYDDERDVVVAAAVVLDAATLDVVAESTARGRVGFPYVPGLLAFREIPTVLAALEALPTGPGLVVCDGYGLAHPRRFGLASHLGVLTGLPVIGVAKNPFAFRYEEPGPRRGDFSPLLDEGEEVGRALRTQDGTKPVFVSVGHRTGLDNACAHTLALARDFRQPETTRRADALCRAVLREAVA from the coding sequence ATGACGACCTTCCCGATGCCCGCCGACGAGGCCGAAGCCCGAGCCCTCCAGGACGTGTTGCGAACACGGGTGGTACTCGACGAGAGCGGGCCGCCGCCGGGCTCCGGCCATGTCACCGGTGTCGACGTCGCCTACGACGACGAGCGGGACGTGGTCGTCGCGGCGGCCGTCGTGCTGGACGCGGCGACGCTCGACGTGGTCGCCGAGTCCACCGCGCGGGGCCGGGTCGGCTTCCCTTACGTCCCCGGGCTGCTGGCCTTCCGGGAGATCCCCACCGTGCTGGCCGCCCTGGAAGCGCTCCCCACCGGTCCGGGGCTGGTCGTCTGCGACGGTTACGGGCTGGCCCATCCGCGCCGGTTCGGCCTCGCCAGCCATCTCGGCGTACTCACCGGACTGCCCGTCATCGGTGTCGCGAAGAACCCGTTCGCCTTCCGCTACGAAGAACCGGGGCCCCGCCGCGGCGACTTCAGCCCGCTGCTGGACGAAGGCGAGGAAGTGGGGCGGGCGTTGCGTACCCAGGACGGCACCAAGCCCGTATTCGTCTCCGTCGGCCACCGCACCGGCCTGGACAACGCCTGCGCCCACACCCTGGCGCTGGCCCGCGACTTCCGCCAGCCGGAGACCACCCGCAGGGCGGACGCCCTGTGCCGGGCGGTGCTGCGGGAAGCCGTCGCCTGA
- a CDS encoding MerR family transcriptional regulator, protein MATGNEEPTLTVDELAARAGVTVRTVRFYGTRGLLPPPVIGPRRVGHYGPAHLSRLALIEELQHQGMTLAAIERYLEQLPPDLSAHDLAIHRALVASWAPDAAEDLERAELERRAGRALTEPDVDRLVAMGVLERREGDGGFRVDVGLLRLGVELLDVPIAHETILAARTVLLEHTRSAAQELTRLFRDEVWNPYREREADPEHVKAMKSLSAHMQPMVLQALLTAFQRSLKEELRAAFTAE, encoded by the coding sequence ATGGCCACCGGGAACGAGGAGCCGACGCTCACCGTCGACGAACTCGCCGCGCGCGCGGGTGTCACCGTGCGCACCGTGCGTTTCTACGGCACCCGGGGGCTGTTGCCGCCCCCGGTGATCGGTCCGCGCCGGGTCGGGCACTACGGGCCGGCCCACCTCTCGCGTCTCGCGCTGATCGAGGAGCTCCAGCACCAGGGCATGACACTCGCCGCCATCGAGCGGTACCTCGAGCAGCTGCCGCCCGATCTGAGCGCCCACGACCTGGCCATCCACCGGGCTCTGGTGGCGTCCTGGGCACCGGACGCGGCCGAGGACCTGGAGCGGGCGGAGCTGGAGCGGCGCGCGGGGCGGGCGCTCACGGAGCCGGATGTGGACCGGCTGGTGGCGATGGGCGTCCTGGAGCGGCGCGAGGGGGACGGCGGCTTCCGGGTGGACGTGGGACTGCTGCGTCTCGGGGTGGAGCTGCTGGACGTACCGATCGCGCACGAGACGATCCTGGCCGCGCGCACGGTGCTGCTGGAGCACACGCGCTCGGCCGCCCAGGAGCTGACCCGGCTGTTCCGGGACGAGGTGTGGAATCCGTACCGGGAGCGGGAGGCCGATCCGGAGCACGTGAAGGCGATGAAGTCGCTGTCGGCCCATATGCAGCCGATGGTGCTCCAGGCGCTGCTGACGGCGTTCCAGCGGTCGCTCAAGGAGGAGCTGCGGGCCGCGTTCACCGCGGAGTGA
- a CDS encoding acyl-CoA dehydrogenase family protein gives MQRQIFTDEHEAFRRTVRTFLDKEVLPYYEQWEKDGVVAREAWLAAGRQGLLGLAVPEEYGGGGNDDFRYSAVLAEEFTRAGTPGLALGLHNDIVGPYLTSLTTEEQKRRWLPGFCGGETVTAIAMTEPGAGSDLQAIRTTAEDRGDHWLLNGSKTFISNGILADLVIVVARTSPEGGAKGLSLIVVERGAEGFERGRNLDKIGQRSQDTAELFFHDVRVPKENLLGERDGAFVHLMTNLAQERMGIAVAGIAAAEHLLEITTRYVKEREAFGRPLSKLQHIRFEIAEMATECAVTRSFLDRCIVDHSDGTLDAVHASMAKWWATELQKRVADRCLQLHGGYGYMTEYRVARAFTDGRIQTIYGGTTEIMKEIIGRSLLA, from the coding sequence GTGCAGCGGCAGATCTTCACCGACGAACACGAGGCGTTCCGCCGGACCGTCCGTACCTTCCTGGACAAGGAGGTGCTCCCTTACTACGAGCAGTGGGAGAAGGACGGCGTCGTCGCTCGCGAGGCATGGCTCGCGGCCGGCCGGCAGGGGCTGCTCGGCCTCGCCGTACCGGAGGAGTACGGGGGAGGCGGCAACGACGACTTCCGCTACAGCGCCGTACTGGCCGAGGAGTTCACCCGGGCCGGTACACCCGGACTCGCCCTCGGCCTGCACAACGACATCGTCGGCCCCTATCTGACCTCGCTCACCACCGAGGAACAGAAGCGCCGCTGGCTGCCCGGATTCTGCGGCGGCGAGACCGTCACGGCCATCGCCATGACGGAACCCGGTGCCGGCTCCGACCTCCAGGCCATCCGCACCACCGCCGAGGACAGGGGCGACCACTGGCTGCTCAACGGGTCGAAGACCTTCATCTCCAACGGCATCCTCGCCGACCTGGTGATCGTCGTCGCCCGGACCTCCCCCGAGGGCGGCGCGAAGGGGCTCTCGCTGATCGTCGTCGAACGCGGCGCCGAGGGCTTCGAGCGGGGCCGCAACCTCGACAAGATCGGCCAGAGGTCCCAGGACACCGCCGAGCTCTTCTTCCACGACGTCCGCGTCCCCAAGGAGAACCTCCTGGGGGAGCGCGACGGCGCCTTCGTCCACCTCATGACCAACCTGGCCCAGGAGCGGATGGGCATAGCGGTCGCCGGGATCGCCGCCGCCGAACACCTCCTGGAGATCACCACCCGGTACGTCAAGGAGCGCGAGGCCTTCGGGCGGCCGCTCTCCAAGCTCCAGCACATCCGGTTCGAGATCGCCGAGATGGCCACCGAATGCGCCGTGACCCGGAGCTTCCTGGACCGTTGCATCGTCGACCACTCGGACGGCACGCTCGACGCCGTGCACGCCTCGATGGCCAAGTGGTGGGCCACCGAACTCCAGAAGCGGGTCGCCGACCGCTGCCTCCAACTGCACGGAGGATATGGCTATATGACGGAGTACCGGGTCGCCAGGGCGTTCACGGACGGCCGCATCCAGACCATCTACGGCGGAACGACCGAGATCATGAAGGAGATCATCGGCCGTTCGCTCCTCGCCTGA